One Leptospiraceae bacterium genomic window carries:
- a CDS encoding 7TM-DISM domain-containing protein: MKAIKLSIQIICLLSLLFILLGCVDKSSQVQMKATKGELDLSQWDFDKDGTVTLEGEWDFYWNQFLSYEEIIAKKSSIDTYLKVPGVWKDLKVGNSVLPGDGYITIHLLVKLPKAFENLAIKIPEIGTAYKIWINETLIHEGGKIGNTREAMTAFVIPEVVSLNLSKEKEIHITIQISNFMDRTGGVWGDFSFGNANEIYRITNIIFSLETMVFGGLFIMSVYHFGLFLIRTQDKSTLFFGLFCLDFAIRTLIVGQKILIYTFPFLPFEITFRIDYLTAYLAFPFFISFLYYLFKEETNRNYIRITWICFFFLCLTVIILPHFEYTQFLIPYELYVLFSILILFM; the protein is encoded by the coding sequence ATGAAAGCAATCAAACTATCAATACAAATCATTTGTTTGCTTTCACTTCTTTTTATTCTTCTGGGTTGTGTTGACAAATCTTCCCAAGTTCAGATGAAAGCAACAAAAGGAGAGCTTGATCTGAGTCAATGGGATTTTGATAAAGATGGCACAGTAACCTTAGAAGGAGAATGGGATTTTTATTGGAATCAATTTCTATCTTACGAGGAAATTATTGCAAAGAAGTCAAGCATTGATACATACCTAAAGGTTCCCGGTGTCTGGAAAGACTTAAAAGTAGGCAACTCGGTATTACCCGGTGATGGATATATTACAATTCATCTTCTTGTTAAACTTCCCAAAGCTTTCGAAAATCTAGCAATTAAAATTCCTGAAATTGGCACAGCCTATAAGATATGGATAAATGAAACACTGATTCACGAAGGTGGAAAAATTGGTAATACTAGAGAAGCAATGACCGCTTTTGTTATACCCGAAGTAGTTTCTTTAAATTTATCCAAAGAAAAAGAAATTCATATTACAATACAGATATCGAATTTCATGGACAGAACGGGTGGAGTATGGGGAGATTTTTCTTTCGGAAACGCTAATGAGATTTACCGCATAACCAATATTATCTTCTCACTAGAGACGATGGTGTTTGGTGGACTTTTTATTATGAGTGTCTATCATTTTGGACTTTTTCTGATTCGAACGCAAGATAAAAGCACTTTATTTTTTGGATTGTTCTGTCTAGACTTTGCTATACGCACTCTAATAGTTGGTCAGAAAATACTGATTTATACATTTCCTTTTTTGCCATTTGAAATAACTTTCAGAATAGATTATTTAACAGCTTATCTAGCATTTCCTTTCTTTATCTCCTTTCTCTACTATTTGTTTAAAGAAGAAACGAACAGAAATTATATTCGAATCACCTGGATTTGTTTCTTTTTTCTCTGCCTAACGGTGATTATTCTTCCACATTTTGAATACACTCAATTTCTAATTCCATATGAATTGTATGTGTTATTTTCGATACTTATATTATTTATGTAA
- a CDS encoding acyl carrier protein translates to MKIRKIKEVRNKEQLIVNLSRKIALTFIILISLVTTSLFPEKDLPNKTDSKATKKIDRLSKKQVREQVYKILVDKLGIEISDLSDTKKFKEDLGVDSIDFPDIILASEKQFNITIPDKVAEKIVTVGQLIDTVHSNMNKLDKK, encoded by the coding sequence ATGAAAATTCGTAAAATTAAAGAAGTGAGAAACAAAGAACAACTAATAGTAAATCTTAGTAGAAAAATAGCTCTTACATTTATCATTCTAATTAGCCTTGTAACAACTTCGCTATTCCCTGAAAAGGATTTACCAAATAAGACAGACTCAAAAGCTACCAAGAAAATTGATAGACTTAGTAAAAAGCAAGTCAGAGAGCAAGTTTATAAAATTCTAGTCGATAAGCTAGGCATTGAAATAAGCGATTTATCTGATACCAAAAAGTTCAAAGAAGATTTGGGTGTAGATTCTATAGATTTTCCAGATATTATTTTAGCATCTGAGAAACAATTTAACATAACTATCCCGGACAAAGTAGCAGAAAAAATTGTAACTGTTGGACAATTGATTGATACAGTCCATAGTAACATGAATAAGTTGGATAAAAAATAA
- the hflX gene encoding GTPase HflX, with product MKEEQKEHAILIGVNVKDQSDFQESMEELKNLTIAREMSIAGVLEQNLKSVHPAHYIGAGKVEEIKLLLTEKKANVLIFNNELSPSQLHNLETELGCRILDRTTLILEIFSERAKTREAKLQVEVAKLQYLLPRLVGTGENLGRQSGGVGTKNRGSGEKKLELDKRKIETKISELNHELEALSKERETQRKKRKKTDISSIALVGYTNSGKYTLMNAMVETYKKPESKKVLEKDMLFATLETSVRSIYLPNHKMFFLSDTVGFVSDLPHELVKAFRTTLEEVIEADLLLHIVDYSNPNYKKQIKVTTDTLNQIGASHIPVIYVYNKSELTDISIPTAQEDRIYLSAKNRIGIGELVEMIEKQIYKLYIKCSMLIPYSDGSVVSYLNEHAIVESVEHIEEGTFLTLQCKESDYHKFKQYVKTNNDLPLHE from the coding sequence ATGAAAGAAGAACAAAAAGAACATGCAATTCTGATTGGGGTCAATGTTAAAGATCAATCTGATTTCCAAGAATCAATGGAAGAATTAAAAAACTTAACAATTGCCCGCGAAATGTCAATAGCAGGAGTGTTAGAACAAAATTTAAAATCAGTTCATCCCGCTCATTATATTGGTGCCGGTAAAGTAGAAGAAATTAAACTACTATTAACAGAAAAAAAAGCAAATGTTCTAATATTTAACAATGAACTTTCTCCTTCGCAGCTTCATAATCTAGAAACAGAATTAGGTTGTAGAATTTTAGATAGAACTACTTTAATCTTAGAAATATTTTCGGAGCGCGCCAAAACTCGAGAAGCAAAATTACAAGTAGAAGTGGCTAAGCTACAGTATCTGCTACCGAGGCTCGTTGGCACTGGTGAAAATCTAGGAAGACAAAGTGGTGGAGTTGGAACTAAAAATAGAGGCTCCGGTGAAAAAAAATTAGAGCTAGACAAACGAAAAATTGAAACCAAAATTTCGGAACTAAACCATGAGTTGGAAGCGCTTTCAAAAGAAAGAGAAACGCAAAGAAAAAAAAGAAAGAAGACAGATATTTCATCTATCGCATTGGTTGGTTATACAAATTCTGGCAAATATACTCTTATGAATGCAATGGTTGAAACCTATAAAAAGCCGGAATCTAAAAAAGTATTAGAAAAAGATATGCTTTTTGCTACTCTTGAAACATCCGTCAGGAGTATTTATCTTCCGAATCATAAAATGTTTTTTTTATCCGATACAGTTGGCTTTGTAAGTGATCTGCCACATGAGCTAGTAAAAGCATTTCGCACAACGCTTGAAGAAGTGATTGAAGCAGATTTACTTTTACATATTGTAGACTATTCCAATCCAAATTATAAAAAACAAATCAAAGTCACAACCGATACGCTAAATCAAATCGGTGCGAGTCATATACCTGTTATCTACGTCTACAATAAGTCTGAGCTTACAGATATAAGTATTCCAACTGCACAAGAAGACAGAATCTATTTGTCTGCTAAGAATAGAATTGGAATCGGTGAATTAGTAGAGATGATAGAGAAACAAATATATAAACTCTACATTAAATGTAGCATGTTAATTCCTTATAGCGATGGAAGTGTTGTTTCTTATTTGAATGAACATGCAATTGTAGAATCAGTTGAGCATATAGAAGAAGGAACTTTTCTTACCTTGCAATGCAAGGAATCTGATTATCATAAATTCAAGCAGTATGTAAAGACAAACAACGATTTGCCTTTACACGAATAG